DNA from Pichia kudriavzevii chromosome 5, complete sequence:
GGGGATTGCAAGGCTGTTTATATGGGAGTTGGTTGCACACGTTGAGCCAATAGCTCTTTCTGCAGCCCTTTGCATATTAGGAAACAAACAGACCAGTAGCTGTACATCTATATAAACATGTATACATACACCAACAATGGAAAGGTTTGCGTTGCTGAAACTGAATTTCCCAAAACCATGTCCGGTCTCTCTGAGAAGGTTGCTTCCAACGGGGAATTTGCCAACATTGTGACTTTATCCAAAAGGTTGAGCAACGAGATGCATGTTGCTGAAGCCGTCTCCATTGGGAGAAACGGAAACTTAGGGACAAGTCCAGTGTCCAAGGGGAAGGACAGTGGAAGTCCATGCAAAGAGACCGAACAGAGTGCAAGTGTTCCACAACTGCATGAGACTAACGAAGATACTGAGATAAAGACCTGCCGTCGTTTGCAAACGTATCCGattgttgtttcttggGTGAGAATCAACCATTGGATCCCTGCCTTCCATATTGTTCGTCCACGGTTGTTAAGAATGGCATATTCGGACCTCCTTTTGCCGGTAACCATAGCCACTGACACGTTTCTCAACCAGTTGCTCATCCAACTAGAGGAAATGGTTCCGTCTATTAAGACTCTAAGAATGAGGGACATTCGCAATAAAATTACAGACAACCCAATAAAGAAACTACTACAGgaaacatcaacaattcttGCTAAGGCAAGCATTGTATCAGGAAAAGTGTCTATCCTGTCATCAGGGAATGGCATTGGCAAGCTGAGAAGGTTTAGAAGAAAGAATATTGCTTTCACTAAGAGAAGTCTGCAGTCACAACCTCCATCACAACTACAACTAAAGAAATCAGAGAACTATAGTAGACTACCTCTTGATATAGATGAAGCTCTAATAGTAAAAGACACTAGGCTTTCCTCTAGGAGCGTTCAGTCGGGTGAAGCTACTAATGAGGTATCTCACTCGAGCCAACGGCTTGATACGGCTATTTCAGAACCTCGACCTGTTTTAGACGGAATGCTATCCCAAATATCTAAAACACACAGTACCGCAGTAAAATATATGACTAGCACATATTAtatttccaagaaaaatcGTGGCCACGGtaaagttgttgttgttattgctaCCTTAGAAACAATTCGAAGACTAATGAGTGATGGCAGAAAATTAGCAACTTCTTCTACAATTACTGGTTTCCTTTGTAAGGAGCCGATTCCACGTGAACACGgttcaaataaagaagaaaccaGGAGACAGCTGAAGTTTGACAAGGAAGGTAGGAATTAGGTCCAATAAGGACAGCATGTACCTTGAGCAGTATTCCTTGTCCTTTCTTCCCACCCCCCTTCCCCCCTCCTCCCCCTCCTCCTTAACAACAACCCCAAATACACACGGAAGCTTGAGTCAACTAGCAAGCCATAAACCCCAGCAAAATTAATTTATAAAGTTGAATAGAATCACAACTTCGATGATTGTAGGTACTTTCTCTGAAACACTCCGCCATTCTCAGATCTCCCTTGTAAAAGGTGTTGATCCATACCTTCccaatttggaaatgcgattctagtttttttcttaataTATTTATGCACCCTGCAAAAATGGTTTTATCTGTTTGCATCGATGGCGCCTGAAACTAATGGTTACTATGCCGTACAATCGTTCTGCATAAGGAACAACTGCACTGTCGGTACGACCCCTAAATAACACCTCTTCAGTTAATGGCGATTAAACTATTTGGACATGATAATATCATTGCAGGCACAGCTGATTCTGTGTCCCTTGTTGGCGATACTGTCCGAGATGCACGCCTTTCAGACTCATTCAATGCAATGAGGTTAGAGGTAGTTAGAGCCATCCACAGGATTGGAAAGGTAGTTGGCAATGATGCTAGAATCCTGAACGTTCCCTTGATAAATTATGGGGTGCTGTCTATTTTTGGTTGTCTGCTTATCAAACTCACATCAAAGTATAATCATTTATACACCAGATCTTCACTTTTGGCTACAATTGCAACCAATGTGGTTCTATATGGAATTTCAGATACATGTGCGCAGAGTATCACGCAGTTTTTACAGGGAAGGAATGGTCGAAGAACGAGAAATGATTCCAGAAACATAATTACATTGCACAATAACATCGACGGGTACAGAGATAATGACGAATACGATGAGTCCAACATTTTTGTAGACTATGGAGACAGCTACGAGTCTGAatatgaaaatgaaaatccaacGGACTTGGAAACAGGTGGCCAGCTGGAACCTCCTATTATGGATACAATAACTAGAACGGGTTTTGAATTCAAGAGATTTTTTGGCTTTGTAACCTGGGGGTTCATTATGGCATTCGTTCAGGTTGTATGGTACATGTTTCTAAATGCGATGTTCAACGATATGCCCACTATAGTTTCTGTTTTGGAGCGTGACTTAACAGACCAGTTATTGTTCTCACCGATATCCTTGGCTTGTTTTTTTGCGTATACCACAATAGTAATCGAAGGTGGCGACATGGATGCatataaagagaaaatgttgaaattgtatGTCACCACCTATGTCATAAGTTTTAGTGTTTGGTTTCCTGTTCAATTTAtaaatttctcaataatGCCTAAACACTTTCAGGTCCCCTTCAGTTCTAGTGTTGGCGTTATTTGGAACTGTTTCCTATCCTTTAGAAATGCAGCAGCCAAGACAGACAACTGAGCTAAACTTTGATATGAAATGGGTGTACGTCCAACTATGTGGGCGGCTATTGGAGTTCCccttttttgaaaaaaaaaaccgtCTATAACAAAAGAACAACACTGTGCCGATATCAAACATGTCAGTGGTGGTAGAAATCTCTTCTCTAtctctttctctgtttGGTCAATCTTTTTTCCGGAGTAGTAAAACCATCACTATCGTGTGTGCAATCAGCATTCCAATGCAACAAAATACAATAGTCGGCAAGgatcaaatcaatattgGCAAAATTGTTAGGAAGGACCTAAATGCACACTATTCACTTAATAGAAGCTTGAGTGGTTTTGAATTCTGCCTTGAGGCGAAAGTCGATGAATTTAGTGAAGGGCAATTAAATCAACGTAGTCTTAATGTTGACAGTGAGGGCGATAATAACATCAATACCTCATATGAAGGGAATATTCTCAATAAAGAGGATAATATAACCCTTGATGCTTATCCCGTTGGGGATGActtgaaagagaagaaaaacaactaTAACTACGGAACGCCTGTTACAGATATATCTCCTAACGAGATTGGATTAGCGTGCATTCCTGTTCAAAGAAGCCATAAGGTTCGTAAAAATGGCACCAACTTGACTATTATGTGTGTCGGTATGTCTGGTGTAGGTAAGACTTCCTTCATAAACACTTTATTTAATTCATTACGGGATGATAGGCAGACACTAAACACAGAAGAGCTAGAAGCAATTCCAAGTGAAACTTGTTACATGCAGCACCACAAAATGGATTTGGTTGAAGGCGAATTTACCATGACGCTAAACGTTGTTGATACCCCAGGATTTGGTagttttattgaaaataaacattGTTGGTATGCTATTGTAAGATATATCGATGAGCAATACCGGAAGCTCTTTTATCAGGAAAATCAACCTAACCGATCTAACTTAGTTCGTTGTGAAGTTCATGCTTGTCTTTACTTTATTGTTCCTTCGGCAAAAGGCTTATCGCAGATTGATATCGAGGCTATGAAATCTATATCTCCTAGAGTAAACCTCATCCCTATCGTCAGTAAAGCTGATGGTTTTGCTAACAATGAGATGACTATTATTAAGCAAAGAATTAGAGAAATTCTTCAAGAGCAAAATATTCGAATTTGTGGATTAACTGATGTGAAGAGTGAAATGACAAGTTCAATTGATGTAATGCCATTCTCTACAATCAACTCGATTGAAAGGCACAAGAGTGGAAACGGCAAGCTCGTACATGACAGGAAATACAAATGGGGCCTAagtgaagttgaaaattaCTCTCATTGTGATTTCCTCTTGTTAAGGGATTTTCTTATTAAGAATCATATGGATGAGCtaatatcttcaactgAGAATTACTACGAAAAATTTCGTATAGATTTCATGGTGTACATATTAGGTAAGGCTTTAACAATGGGTGTgtatgaaaatgaagaggAACAATTGGGCATAAAGAATACCAGCAAAGGAACTATTGTTCCATGTTCGAGGAATAGATGGAATGGAGGTAAAATGAATAACAACCATTCACATTCAAGTATTGAACAATTAATCGAGACGAAAACTTCGAATCAGGTTTTAAGTTTATTAAATAACGTCccatttgatgaaattgaggAGGAATTGGCTGATTGTGATCCAGTTTATCTCGAAAAGGGAAAGCTTGTTAAGAAACAGCTTGCCGAGGCTGTACAAATTAAGAATCAAAAGCTTaagaattggaagagaAAATTATATGAAAAGCAAGACCAATTCAACGAAGATATTAGGAGTCTCCTGCAAAAGTTAGATTCGCTTCAACACTCCATTGAGACACTTGACCATATTGTATGGTCTCTGTAAATGGTTGTTCGACTATGTAATTTGCTAGTTAGAATTTATAAAGCAAAATATAAAGCGCATCAAAAGTGGCATATTCATGCTGTCACGTGACATATGTGACTGTGAAGGAGTCTATACAAAAAGAGTCCGGTCCAATGAGAGGTGCGCGGGTGAGTATTCCTGAAACGCTACAAAGCTTTAATGTGCGGTGCGCAGGTGGGttaaattttttgttttccagCAATGGGAATGCGAAATGCCCACGGAGAAAGTGGAATCTCTCTATTGTGAGGTTTTCCGGTATAGTGAAGGGTGAATTTTGGAGAGAAGTTGGTcgatttgaagaattgaaggTCTCTACTATTATTAATTTTAGCCCTTAATTTTACTTTCTCCAGACACATAGTAGACCGTCACGATGATTATTCCTAAGGCTGACAGAAGACAAATTTTCATGGCATTATTCAAGGGTATGtattgaatttattgaagTGACAtgattgaattgaaaaatttaacaAACAATATTGAACTTATGATATTTGGATGGAACTATTGAAATGTGCGTAGGATGTGAGTCAGCACAATGAAGTTTACTGTCTTGGATAATATGGACActttaattttgattttggcaCTTGGCCAACAAATTTAGAGCATCCAGAAGTTAAGACATAGCATCATTACACAATCGCCAAGGTCACTCGTAATAGAAGGCCAGTACAGCAGAAGCAGTCATTTCGGGGTTTTGCTGATTGGTTTGTACAACAAGCTGATGATTACTATCaaaatttcttgaagaaaaagcaTTAGGTTTCTTGAATCAAAATATCTAAAGTGTAATTTGTCATTCAATTTCTATTATGGAATATGATACTAACAATCTTTGTCTCTTTATCTATTCAGATGGTGTCTTAACTGCAAAGAAAGACTACGAGATCCAACATGATGAAATCCCAACCAAGAATTTATATGTCATCAAGGCTATGCAATCCTTAACTTCTAAGGGTTTCGTTAAGACTCAATTCTCATGGCAATACTACTACTACACCTTAACCGATGAAGGTCTTGAATTCTTGAGAGAATTCTTAGGTGTCCCAGAAGGTATTGTTCCACAAACTTTAATGGAACAACCAATTCCACAAAGAGAACAACCAAGAAGAGAAGGTGGTAGAAGATTCGGTGGTAACAACGAATACagaaagagaaacagaGACTAATTGTGTCTAATTAAATTCTAATCACTTTTATTtcccttttctttgtttaaGTATTATAGTCTTCATAAAGTTAAATACACATACATAatttttatgttttgaATCTTTACGTGCCTTGAAACCTAAGATTTGCTCAAGCATGTATTTTGAGATTGGCGTTTCAAAATGGTATAGCTTGAAGATAACTATTGACTTGTGCTGCATTACATCGATGTGTGTTGCTTCGTATTCCCGTCTGTTTACAGATTGGAGAACATTTGTATGAAAATCCAGCGAAATTgaccattttttttttagcatTTATAAGTCCCTGTATTTCAACAAGGAGAACAGATGTCTGCTTCAGGTCTTCTCTTTGtcctttttctctcttgaTATTATTAACATCTTAAGGAGATCATCGTTCTCTCATATGTTTGGTAGAAGCAAAAATAAACCACTTGTATTGTCACTTGATGATAGTAATTATGCACCTGTATGTATTCACCCACTAAACCTACAAAAAGTATCAACTTAAACCATTACTATACCACATAGATTCTAATACTAACAATgtgttgatttgaatataGGCACCGAGTCCCAATTCTATTCAGCCACAACCAGCAACAGGTAAAACAACCAAGGTGGAGTCACCACCTTTAACTAAAGTAGGTTCACCAATAAATAGCGTTGAGGTTAAGCCGCCCTCTCCTCCAAGACGTCCTAAAACAAACATGCCCACTATAATCAACAACTACTACTATGTTCAACCCAACCAAGTAGGGATACCTCCGACATCTTCAGGTCCTAATTTTCCAGTAGTGTCGTCACAATCGAATCCAATAAAGGAATCGCCAAATAACCAAAGTCGTAGACAGTATCCCCAACAATATAAAGGTTCTAGATATTATGAACATGATAATAGACATGTAGattcattatcttcatgTTCTGAACCACATTCAATACATTCCTCTGAAAGTACCAGGATAGGATCATATGATGATAGTAGGGATTGTCGTCATCAgcatcaccatcatcagAACTATAGTCAATCTCAAAATCTACCTGCCAAAGGCTCTTCTATACATAGCAAACACTCACCTACTAAATATACACATTCTGGGGTTTCTTCGCCGAAGACAAGTCAGTCTAACGAGCGTAGGCttaatgatgaagacaCATATAATATGTTTATCACGAAATCGTCTAGTCAGCTGAAAAATCCAGTTGCATATTCCACTTCACGAAAGGAGAATATTGATTCAGTTTACAACTCTGATCGTGATATATATTCTTCTACCTCTGTGATGGAAACTCCAAGGTTGAAAGGTTCGGACTTGGATATGAAGGCTAAAATTCCAGACATTGAGCCCGAT
Protein-coding regions in this window:
- a CDS encoding uncharacterized protein (PKUD0E05010; similar to Saccharomyces cerevisiae YOR313C (SPS4); ancestral locus Anc_8.790), which encodes MYTYTNNGKVCVAETEFPKTMSGLSEKVASNGEFANIVTLSKRLSNEMHVAEAVSIGRNGNLGTSPVSKGKDSGSPCKETEQSASVPQLHETNEDTEIKTCRRLQTYPIVVSWVRINHWIPAFHIVRPRLLRMAYSDLLLPVTIATDTFLNQLLIQLEEMVPSIKTLRMRDIRNKITDNPIKKLLQETSTILAKASIVSGKVSILSSGNGIGKLRRFRRKNIAFTKRSLQSQPPSQLQLKKSENYSRLPLDIDEALIVKDTRLSSRSVQSGEATNEVSHSSQRLDTAISEPRPVLDGMLSQISKTHSTAVKYMTSTYYISKKNRGHGKVVVVIATLETIRRLMSDGRKLATSSTITGFLCKEPIPREHGSNKEETRRQLKFDKEGRN
- a CDS encoding uncharacterized protein (PKUD0E05020; similar to Saccharomyces cerevisiae YOR292C; ancestral locus Anc_8.759) encodes the protein MAIKLFGHDNIIAGTADSVSLVGDTVRDARLSDSFNAMRLEVVRAIHRIGKVVGNDARILNVPLINYGVLSIFGCLLIKLTSKYNHLYTRSSLLATIATNVVLYGISDTCAQSITQFLQGRNGRRTRNDSRNIITLHNNIDGYRDNDEYDESNIFVDYGDSYESEYENENPTDLETGGQLEPPIMDTITRTGFEFKRFFGFVTWGFIMAFVQVVWYMFLNAMFNDMPTIVSVLERDLTDQLLFSPISLACFFAYTTIVIEGGDMDAYKEKMLKLYVTTYVISFSVWFPVQFINFSIMPKHFQVPFSSSVGVIWNCFLSFRNAAAKTDN
- a CDS encoding uncharacterized protein (PKUD0E05030; similar to Saccharomyces cerevisiae YGR059W (SPR3); ancestral locus Anc_4.204), yielding MSVVVEISSLSLSLFGQSFFRSSKTITIVCAISIPMQQNTIVGKDQINIGKIVRKDLNAHYSLNRSLSGFEFCLEAKVDEFSEGQLNQRSLNVDSEGDNNINTSYEGNILNKEDNITLDAYPVGDDLKEKKNNYNYGTPVTDISPNEIGLACIPVQRSHKVRKNGTNLTIMCVGMSGVGKTSFINTLFNSLRDDRQTLNTEELEAIPSETCYMQHHKMDLVEGEFTMTLNVVDTPGFGSFIENKHCWYAIVRYIDEQYRKLFYQENQPNRSNLVRCEVHACLYFIVPSAKGLSQIDIEAMKSISPRVNLIPIVSKADGFANNEMTIIKQRIREILQEQNIRICGLTDVKSEMTSSIDVMPFSTINSIERHKSGNGKLVHDRKYKWGLSEVENYSHCDFLLLRDFLIKNHMDELISSTENYYEKFRIDFMVYILGKALTMGVYENEEEQLGIKNTSKGTIVPCSRNRWNGGKMNNNHSHSSIEQLIETKTSNQVLSLLNNVPFDEIEEELADCDPVYLEKGKLVKKQLAEAVQIKNQKLKNWKRKLYEKQDQFNEDIRSLLQKLDSLQHSIETLDHIVWSL
- a CDS encoding uncharacterized protein (PKUD0E05040; similar to Saccharomyces cerevisiae YMR230W (RPS10B) and YOR293W (RPS10A); ancestral locus Anc_8.760), which encodes MIIPKADRRQIFMALFKDGVLTAKKDYEIQHDEIPTKNLYVIKAMQSLTSKGFVKTQFSWQYYYYTLTDEGLEFLREFLGVPEGIVPQTLMEQPIPQREQPRREGGRRFGGNNEYRKRNRD
- a CDS encoding uncharacterized protein (PKUD0E05050); protein product: MPTIINNYYYVQPNQVGIPPTSSGPNFPVVSSQSNPIKESPNNQSRRQYPQQYKGSRYYEHDNRHVDSLSSCSEPHSIHSSESTRIGSYDDSRDCRHQHHHHQNYSQSQNLPAKGSSIHSKHSPTKYTHSGVSSPKTSQSNERRLNDEDTYNMFITKSSSQLKNPVAYSTSRKENIDSVYNSDRDIYSSTSVMETPRLKGSDLDMKAKIPDIEPDGILDNFEKLSLKNNFNLIFELMKFSDEDINVHNNQFYSVFKSCCDEGRLMSLETLGSILYDPYDLKSRFSFKSLKLITQTFVSKTSQELDFRGFVKMCKFVKGCYVSFNYHDKRGTGHVLDFEEFQLALLSNGIEISDRLLAKIFENTEYVDFEHYIAAIILIRTSEKKS